GAAGAGGTGCCGCTACCCAAACTGATCTGGCGTCAATCCAACAACGCGTTCCGGGCATTTCACCCGTCATAACTGAGCCGCAACCGGCCCGGGCACTCGCCAGCCAAGCGCTGGACCTGCCGGACATCCCAGCGGACGAGCTGGATTGAAGGCGTGACCGCCGGGTAGGGACGTCACCCCCTACGTTCGGTCGAGCCATCCGAAGATGGGCCGACGCCGGCCCGTGTTGTCCGGTCCACACGGCGGTCACTGTCCGCGACGTGCGCGTGCTGAGCCGAGGCTCCCCCGCCACCCAACGTCCGAAACGTCTTCGCAGACTGTCTCGGAGCTTACAGCATCAAGGTTTCAACCCACCAGCCCCCCGGCCCCTGCCAAGGCGGCTCTTTTCATGTCCGAAGGAGAGGCATCCCCCGATGCTACCACTGCTCTCCCCATCATCTCCGCCTTGGCCCCGGTACTGCCGGAGGTCGCCAAGGTCGCACACGGCTCCGGCGAGACCGCCCAGAAGGTCGGCGAGGTTGCGGTGTCCGCCGTTTCCGCTGTGACCGGATTCCCGATCAGCACGCCGACGGATGCCGAGCGCGCCGCTGCCGCGGTGCAGGCCGATCCGGCGCAACTGGCCGAGCTGTACCGTTAGCAAGGCGATCAAGTCGTGGCGTTGCTGAGGCTCGATAACGAGGACTTGGCCGACGCACGCGCCCAGACGGTCGAACTGGCGAAGGTCGGCAGCCGCATCTCATGGGGCGTCGGTCGTGTCGGTGATCATGCTGATCGCCTCCGGAAATGTGGTCCAGCTTGTCCTGACCCAATCCATCCCGCCGGGGCGGGAGCCCACAGTCTCGATCATGCTCGGCGCCCTAACCGCCATGGCGACGTCGGTCGTGGGCAACTGGACGTGAGGCGGCCATGGAGCGATGGACATTCACGCGCGCTGATTTCCGGTCGGCGATGCAAGCGCTATTGCCCCGTGGGCGGGTCTGGCCGCGTGATGCCAGTACCGTGCAGGGGCAAGTGTTGGACGGGCTGGCTGCGGCCTACGAGCGGCAGACGGTCGATGCGACGGCGCTGCTGGTGGACGCCTTTCCGGTAACCACGACCCAGCTCTTGCCGGAATGGGAGGTGTCGCTGGCGCTCCCCGACGCCTGCACCGGCCCGGCGGTCGGGTTGGCAGAGCGGCGTCGGCGCGTCGTTTCTAAGTTGGTCGATACCGGGGGGCAGTCGGGGGCCTACTACATCGGCTTGGCGGGCAGTCTGGGTTTCCCCGGCTGCACCATCACCGAATACGCCGCCTTCACAGCCGGGTCTGGATGCTCCGACCCGCTGAACACCGCTGACACGGGTTGGCCACACGCATGGCGCTTCAATGTCCCGGTCCAGGCCGGCGCAGTCAGCTTCACCGCGACCAGCGGCTGCGACGAGGCTTTGCGCGGGTGGGGAAGCGCGGTTTTGGAATGCGTGATCCGCCGGGCGGCTCCGGCCCACACGGCGGTGCTGTTCGGCTACCGCGCCGATGAGGATTGGCTGCGCGACGGTGGTCATGCCGAGGACTGGGGATTGCTTGACCAGATCGGAAGCCAGCCGGAGATCGTTGAGGATTGGAGTGCGCTTGCCTGAAGCGGCGCGTTTGGAGGGAAACGAAAATGTCTGAGAGCGTCACAAGGCGAGTTGCGCTCGTCCGCGGGTCGTCGTCGCTGCTGGCCACCGTTGTCGGCCTTGATGGCGAACTGATCGTCGATCAGGACAAGAAAACCGTCACCGTTCATGACGGCGCGAAGGCCGGCGGCTACCCACTGCTGCGCGAGGACGGCGACGGCGCGGCGGTGACGGTGGCCGGGCGCCCGCTCGCTGACCGCTTCGGCGAGCGGATCAACGTCAAGGACGGCCCCTTCCATGCCAAGGGCAACGGGGTGGCCGATGACACGGGCGCTATCAACGCCGCCGTCCTCGTCGCCGCCGCCACCGGAAAGCCGCTGTACTTCCCCGCCGGCGTCTACATGGTCGGCTATCAACTCTCCTGGTCGGCGGGCCTCGGCAGCCTGTGCGTCATCGGCGACGGTCTTGACCGCTCCATCATTCGCCGCTCCGCCGCGTCAACCACCAACTACATGGTGTTTGCCAACGTCCCTAAGCTTTACATCACGGGTGTCGCCTTCGACGCCAACAAGGCGGAGAACGCGCGCGCGTGCGATTGCTTCACGGTTTACGCCGCCTGCAATGAACTCTCGCTTGACAACTGCGCATTTATGAACGCGAAGGCGGTCAACGGATACGGGACCGGGCTTGGCGTGTTCGGCAACGCGGCGCAGGGCACCACCTTCCGGGTCATCGACTGCCGCATCACCGGCCACGACGGCGTCGGCCTGACCTCTCCGGACTTCGACAACGTGCTGATCACGCGCAATTACGTGGCGGACAACGGGCGGAACGGTATCCAGGTGGCCAGCATCGATCCGGCGGGTCTACAAAAACACTATTACGTGATCGTGTCGGACAACATCTGTGCCAACAACGGCGGCAGCGGGATTTCCTGCGGCAACTTCCTGGAAGACAACGTCCTCGATACCACGCCGGTGTACGGCCACGGGACGCCGGACACCGTGGGGATGGTGGTGTCCGGCAACATCTGTTACGGCAATCTCGCCTACGGCCTGGCCATCTCCGGCGACAACGTGGCTGTGACCAGCAACGTGGTGATGCATAACGGCATCACCGTCGGCGGCTTCGGTGGCGTGTTGCTAAACGGCCGGTTCTGCACGCTGTCCGACAACAGCATCCGTTTCAACGGTACGTACGGCCTCGACGCCGGCGGCTCGGAATACTGCACGCTGTCCGGCAACACCATTGTCAGCAACGGTTTTGCCGGCTGGGGAACCGGCGCCAACCTCGGTGGCACCGTCGGGGTCGTGTTCGTCGGCAACCTGCTGAAGGAAAACGGCGGACCGACCTCGTACGAGGTGAGCGTGCAGCATGTGGAGACCGACGCCATCGGCTGGGCGCTGCCGGAGTTGACGCGGGACTTGTCCATCCGCGGCAACACCATCTGGCTGGTCGACACCCGGCTGGGCGTGCACGTGCAGGACGGCGCCAGGGACATCGACGTCGTCGACAACATGTTCCGTCTAACCGGCTCTTCGGCCACGGCCGCTAATGCCATCAAGTTCGTCGGCAAGCGCGGTAACATCAAGGACAACACGGTGTCGACCACCGCCGACCCCCTGACCATCAACCCGGATGGCAACGGCATCCTGTGGGTGCCGGACGTCCTGGATACCCTTCTGGTCACCTCCAGCACGACGATCAATGCGATCCAGTATCAGTCGGCCGGGTGGGTCGGTGCAAAGGGGATCGCGTGGATCGAGGTGACCAACAGTGGTTCCGGCTACACCTCGGCCCCCACGGTCGTGGTGACCGGCGATGGCACGGGCGCCCAGGCGACCGCCTTCATCGACGGGAGCGGTAAGGTCAAGGGGGTGCGGGTCAGCCAGTACGGGGCCAACTACTCCACCGCGACCGTGTCCTTCAGCGGCGGTGGCGGCTCCGGCGCTACCGCGACGGCGCAGATCGGCCTTCCACTGGTCGGCCGGCGCGAACTGACGATCCACTTCAACGCGGCCTGCACGATCAAGCGCAACGGGCCTCCGGTGGTGCTCGGGCCGAGTGGCGCGGACCTTGCCGCTGCGAACGCCTCGACGCTCACCCTGCAGAGCATTTACGGGCAATGGCGCGCCAAGGCTCTGGCCGGCGTGACCTGACCGCGCCCCATCACAAGGATGACGAGACATGAAGCGCATCGACACGGCTACCAGGGCCACGGACCTGTTCGGGCCGGGCAAGCACGGGTTCAAGGACGGCAACCCGCTGACCGGGGACCCATCCACCACGCTGTCGGCCAGTATGTTCAATCACCTCCAGGAGGAAATCGCTCGCGCCGTCGAGGCAGGTGGCGCACCGCTGGACCCGACCAAGTACGACCAGCTCGCCACCGTGCTGGGGCTCGCCGTCCGCTCGGCCGGCGCGTCCGGGTACTTCGGTCTGCCGGGTGGCCTGCTGCTGCAATGGGGGACCGCCACCTTCACCGATCCCGGCAGCGGGCTGGGGGCCAGCTATTCGACCGTCGCCGTCACGGTCCCCTTCCCGCGTCCGTTTTCGGCGGCGCCCTGGGTCGTTCTGGTGACCGGCGCGGACGCCGGGGAGGGGCTGGAGCACACCTATGGGCTGGCCGGCAAGGCCGCGGATCAGTGCGCGATCCGCGCCGGGCGCGTCGCCGGCGGCCAGGGTGGCGGCGAGGTCGGCAGCTTCAACTGGCTGGCCCTTGGCCAGACGTGACCGTCTGACGGCCGAGACAACAGTCCAGCCCATCCCCACCGACCCGGCGCCCGAGAGGCGCCTTTTCTATGCCCGCGCCGCCACGCCGGGCCGCAGGAGGTCCCATGCCCGATCCATCGTCCGCCGCTGATGGCGGTGTCCTGTCCAACATATATTCGCAGGTCGCCGCCGGGGTCGGCGGCAGTCTCGTCGCGTGGCGGCTGCTGGTCTCCTTCGGGCGGCAGGACCGGGCCGCGAAGATGGAGGCGGAGATCCGCGCCGACCTCCGCCAGCGGCTCGACAAGGCGATGACCGACATCGCCTCGATGGCCCACGAGCGAAACCAAGCGGTGATGGTGAAGCTGCAGCTCGAAACCGAATTGCGGCTCGCCAAGGAGCATCTGAACTCGGCGCGGACCGAGCGGGACGAGGCCAGGACTGCCCTCGTCAGGGTCCAGCAAGAGGTGGAGAACCTCATGGCGACAAACCAGCGGCTGGTTGAAGACGCTGCGGTCGCTGAGGCTGAAGCCCGTGGGGCGCCAGCCGGCACGAAGCCCACAGCGCGGCAGGTGCCGGGAGAGCGGCCATGGAAAAGCTGAGCGAGCTGGACCAGCACGACGCCCAGCAAGTGGCCACGCAGGCCCTGGCCGACTGCGAGGGCAGCAAGGACGACGCCCTCCTGCTGCTGGCGCACCTCCTCATCAACGCGCGCCGGGGCATGTGCTCCGGCTTTCAGCGGCTCGGGCCGCCAGACCGGCGATAGGCCGCCTTCACCATCATCATAATGGAGACCATCATGACCAACGTGCCCTCCGGCGCGGCTGAAGCCGTGCGCCTGCCCGTCGTCGTCGGTGCCGCGCGCCCGCTCGGCCCGAACGACATCGCTACCGCTGCTGCGGCCCTCGGCGTCGAGGAGGCGGCCTACCGCGCCGTCCTGATCGTAGAAACCGGCGGTCGCAGCGCCTACCGGCCCGACGGCCGCATGCCGATCCTGTTCGAGGCCCATATCGCCTTCCGCCTCAACGGCGGTGTGACGGTGCCTGGTCTGGCGGAACAGAGCTGGGACCGCGGGCTCTACTCCAGCACGGCGGCCGGCGAATATGACGGCGTGCTGGGGATCGGCGACGTCGGGCCGGACGTGGCCGCCTTGCAGCGGGCGCTCCAGCGTTGCGGCTTCCCCAGCATCGTGGAGGACGGCGACTTCGGCCGGCGGACGGCCAACGCTGTCGAGCAGGTCCAAGCCGTGCACCGGCTGCCAGTCACTGGGTGGGTGGACACGCGGACGGCTATTGCGCTGGGGCTGGTTTGAGAGGGGAGTGAACAAGAAGCTTATTGAAATTGCAGGATATTCCGGCTATCGCGTAGCCCGCGCGAAGCGCGACTGTTGACATTCTCGTCGCGTGTTTACATTTTCGGCATCGGTTGACAAAAATTGATTTTTGCCCAATCTTTCGGTTCTAACTTGGCCGGAGCTTCTGATGACCCCCTGGGAACACCACGCTGACCTCACGCGTGAGCGATTAATCACCATCGCCCAATTAATCAAGAGAGGGCGAAATGACGCGTTAGACCGCTACGACCCGAGCATCGGCTGCACGGGCTGGACGCTTGGTTGTGAAGCGTTTTCCTTCCAAAAGCACCAGATTGCTGAGGCCAGCTTAAGCATCGACTGGCTGGAGGTGCTCAATCCAAGCATGCAATTTGTTTTCAATATCGGCAGCGTTCCCGTTCGGTTTTATCGTGGCGAGCCGGACGATCCAAACACGCGAACACTCAAGCAGTCATACTCGGAGCTTCGCCAATTTAGCCTTTTTTGCACTGAGGAGTTGGTCAATTTAACCGAACAATCCCTTTACCGCTTCGCCGTTGAAACCGATATTGATGGTTCACTGATGGCGGTAACGTTCGTTGTTCTTAACGGAGAAACTCCAGTTCTGACTTGGCAGGTTCCGCTCGATGAGCCTGTGAGTAAGATTTCGCCGCTTTGGGTTGAAGGAAGCGATGGGGTGGACCTTCCAGCTCCTTCCGTTGGTATTCCAGCGAAGAAGAAGAGGGACGGGACGTCCGAGTGAGATGGGTTCAAAGAATGGCCTTGGGGGGTCGTTAGACTGTCTGCCATGGAATTTATGTCGAAGATCTCGGGCGAGCAGCTCAGGCTCGCCCGACTTGCGCATGGATACTCACTAGAAGAGATTGGTGAGATGATTGGCGCTACACGCCAATTCATTCACCAACTCGAAACAGGTGCACGCTCACCTGCCGATGATGTGGTTGAAGCGTTAGTGGATGTGCTTGGAGTAACGAGGAGCTTCCTATCTTCGCCTCTAGCATCGACCGTCAGGCCTGAGCAGTGCCATTTCCGTGGTCACATAACGCGGCCCGCGTCTGTGACGAGTCAGGTGCTTGCTCGGGGAACGTTGCTCGATAAATTTGTCGCCGCTATGGAGCAGCACCTGGAGTTACCACCTGTATCGTTTCCGGACTTCCCTGCAAAAAGCGCTGAGGAGATCGAGCAAGCTGCTGAAGAGGCTCGCCGTCATTGGAAACTTGGTACGACGGGCCCCATCACCAGCATGATGCGGGTTGTTGAAAACGCAGGTGCCATCGTCACTTACTTTGGCGATCTGTCCGAGCGTGTCGATGCGTTTTCTATGGATCGTCGTCGCCCTATCATTGTTAGAAGTTCGGCGAAGCAATGCTTGTCAAGGCAGAGGTTTGACTTCGCACATGAATGCGGACACTTAATTATGCATCGCGGTATTCAGACGGGTGATCGAGAAACTGAAGATCAGGCGCATAGGTTTGCTGGCGCTTTCCTGTTTCCTCGTGGTGCTGTTCTGCGGGAGTTTCCTCGAGGCCGGTCAATCAACTGGCCTGCATTGTATCAGTTGAAGCTAAGGTGGAAAATGTCAGTTCGAGCTATTGTGCGGAGGGGTTATGATCTGAGCCTGCTCACTCCTGCGCAGTATCGAACGGCTAATATTCATCTTGTAAAGACTGGGCAGTCGAAGATAGAAAAATACGATAACGATGCCAGTATGCCTGTTGAGCAACCGGAACTTCTTCCATCCGCTCTTGCTGCTCTCGAAGATGTGATGTCTGGTGGAGCGCGTTATGTTGGAGATGAAGTTGGGATGTCCTCTGCAATGCTCGAACTTATTACTGACTCAAGATTCCCCGCATCCACCCCTGAAATAAATGACCCAAAGGTTGTTAGCTTGCGGCGTGTGTAGATCCAAGAAGTAAGAATTGATGGTGGTTTGTGCGCGGGCAAGGGCTCTGCGTGCTTCACCGCAAGCATCCCTATCCTCTCAATGCTTCATAAGCCGCCCGGCATCCCGCCCGGCGGCTTTTCATTTTCCGGAGCCATCTCATGACCGAGATCCTCAGTTCGAAGCCGGTTCGCCGGTAGTACGGCGACTTGGCTCTGTACAAGCCCGCTGTCCACGGGG
The Azospirillum brasilense genome window above contains:
- a CDS encoding YmfQ family protein encodes the protein MQALLPRGRVWPRDASTVQGQVLDGLAAAYERQTVDATALLVDAFPVTTTQLLPEWEVSLALPDACTGPAVGLAERRRRVVSKLVDTGGQSGAYYIGLAGSLGFPGCTITEYAAFTAGSGCSDPLNTADTGWPHAWRFNVPVQAGAVSFTATSGCDEALRGWGSAVLECVIRRAAPAHTAVLFGYRADEDWLRDGGHAEDWGLLDQIGSQPEIVEDWSALA
- a CDS encoding right-handed parallel beta-helix repeat-containing protein; the protein is MSESVTRRVALVRGSSSLLATVVGLDGELIVDQDKKTVTVHDGAKAGGYPLLREDGDGAAVTVAGRPLADRFGERINVKDGPFHAKGNGVADDTGAINAAVLVAAATGKPLYFPAGVYMVGYQLSWSAGLGSLCVIGDGLDRSIIRRSAASTTNYMVFANVPKLYITGVAFDANKAENARACDCFTVYAACNELSLDNCAFMNAKAVNGYGTGLGVFGNAAQGTTFRVIDCRITGHDGVGLTSPDFDNVLITRNYVADNGRNGIQVASIDPAGLQKHYYVIVSDNICANNGGSGISCGNFLEDNVLDTTPVYGHGTPDTVGMVVSGNICYGNLAYGLAISGDNVAVTSNVVMHNGITVGGFGGVLLNGRFCTLSDNSIRFNGTYGLDAGGSEYCTLSGNTIVSNGFAGWGTGANLGGTVGVVFVGNLLKENGGPTSYEVSVQHVETDAIGWALPELTRDLSIRGNTIWLVDTRLGVHVQDGARDIDVVDNMFRLTGSSATAANAIKFVGKRGNIKDNTVSTTADPLTINPDGNGILWVPDVLDTLLVTSSTTINAIQYQSAGWVGAKGIAWIEVTNSGSGYTSAPTVVVTGDGTGAQATAFIDGSGKVKGVRVSQYGANYSTATVSFSGGGGSGATATAQIGLPLVGRRELTIHFNAACTIKRNGPPVVLGPSGADLAAANASTLTLQSIYGQWRAKALAGVT
- a CDS encoding gp53-like domain-containing protein, which codes for MKRIDTATRATDLFGPGKHGFKDGNPLTGDPSTTLSASMFNHLQEEIARAVEAGGAPLDPTKYDQLATVLGLAVRSAGASGYFGLPGGLLLQWGTATFTDPGSGLGASYSTVAVTVPFPRPFSAAPWVVLVTGADAGEGLEHTYGLAGKAADQCAIRAGRVAGGQGGGEVGSFNWLALGQT
- a CDS encoding peptidoglycan-binding protein, producing MTNVPSGAAEAVRLPVVVGAARPLGPNDIATAAAALGVEEAAYRAVLIVETGGRSAYRPDGRMPILFEAHIAFRLNGGVTVPGLAEQSWDRGLYSSTAAGEYDGVLGIGDVGPDVAALQRALQRCGFPSIVEDGDFGRRTANAVEQVQAVHRLPVTGWVDTRTAIALGLV
- a CDS encoding helix-turn-helix domain-containing protein gives rise to the protein MSKISGEQLRLARLAHGYSLEEIGEMIGATRQFIHQLETGARSPADDVVEALVDVLGVTRSFLSSPLASTVRPEQCHFRGHITRPASVTSQVLARGTLLDKFVAAMEQHLELPPVSFPDFPAKSAEEIEQAAEEARRHWKLGTTGPITSMMRVVENAGAIVTYFGDLSERVDAFSMDRRRPIIVRSSAKQCLSRQRFDFAHECGHLIMHRGIQTGDRETEDQAHRFAGAFLFPRGAVLREFPRGRSINWPALYQLKLRWKMSVRAIVRRGYDLSLLTPAQYRTANIHLVKTGQSKIEKYDNDASMPVEQPELLPSALAALEDVMSGGARYVGDEVGMSSAMLELITDSRFPASTPEINDPKVVSLRRV